The following proteins come from a genomic window of Gottfriedia acidiceleris:
- the ysxE gene encoding spore coat protein YsxE gives MYRKPKDEISVILAQYHIVPNYFETVGKVVKIYTNQGVFALKEANVNRVYRNNLIENVRSLQDKGFRNVVPIYHTQSGDYIVEFNTKHYYLMPWIESVDEKADENLHFQRMFTSLGKMHNSTQKEKKVDKDQLQTHYDTLTKRWSKDKEVLENFIEVAEGNWYMSPYELSYCTYFHKILSAHQFAKGQLDEWFKKMKETENTRVVMNHGNLSISHFLVNKRGEGVFINLENAQETTPIQDLTNYYKNSFKTYPIQQPDRNNWLKMYEKNFSLREEERMLFLSYMAYPTQFSSKISKYLKRSGVNNEKDNVRDLLNAYWHMINIEYFVSKIQEDIEAEKSIDS, from the coding sequence TTGTATAGAAAACCTAAAGATGAAATAAGCGTCATTTTAGCACAGTATCATATTGTACCAAATTATTTTGAAACTGTTGGTAAGGTAGTTAAGATTTATACAAATCAAGGTGTATTCGCACTAAAAGAGGCGAATGTGAATCGTGTATATAGAAATAATTTGATTGAAAATGTGCGTTCTTTACAAGATAAAGGCTTTCGAAATGTTGTACCAATATATCATACCCAGAGTGGAGATTATATTGTTGAATTTAATACGAAGCATTACTATTTAATGCCGTGGATTGAAAGTGTTGATGAAAAGGCAGATGAGAATTTACATTTTCAACGAATGTTTACTTCACTAGGTAAGATGCACAACAGTACACAAAAAGAGAAAAAGGTAGATAAAGATCAATTACAAACCCATTATGATACGTTAACAAAAAGGTGGAGTAAAGATAAAGAAGTATTGGAAAATTTCATTGAAGTTGCAGAAGGAAATTGGTATATGTCACCTTATGAATTAAGCTATTGTACGTATTTCCATAAAATATTAAGTGCACATCAATTTGCTAAGGGACAGTTAGATGAATGGTTTAAAAAAATGAAAGAAACTGAAAATACTAGAGTTGTCATGAACCATGGAAATTTATCAATTTCTCACTTTCTTGTAAATAAAAGAGGTGAAGGTGTCTTTATCAATCTAGAAAATGCACAAGAAACTACACCAATTCAAGATTTAACGAACTATTATAAGAATTCTTTTAAAACATATCCTATTCAGCAACCCGATCGTAATAATTGGCTTAAAATGTATGAAAAGAATTTTTCATTAAGAGAAGAGGAAAGAATGTTATTTTTAAGCTATATGGCATATCCAACACAGTTTTCTTCCAAAATTTCTAAATATTTAAAGCGATCCGGGGTTAATAATGAAAAAGACAATGTAAGAGATTTATTAAATGCATACTGGCATATGATTAATATTGAATATTTTGTTTCTAAAATACAAGAGGATATTGAAGCAGAGAAATCGATAGATAGTTAA
- a CDS encoding sporulation protein translates to MGLFKNTLARVLGIGGTRIDTKLEKKEYQAGERVKGELYIKGGRVKQELDSVFLHVMTEYQVESNDKIINKNGTLQKFIVSVDRIINANEEVIIPFFFTLSENTPVSLHKSHIWIKTHLEIEKAVDQYDADGVQVVPSVGLKTVIQALQEEGFVLRDSENKKKYGKIIQEFEFYPMNGEFRGKLEEVEVNYLSFDKTVDLILQLNQKQKETNSKFSKLFGTDENNVRISFSKDHITDKDFVRKSVVNAIKRHVK, encoded by the coding sequence ATGGGTTTATTTAAAAATACATTAGCTCGTGTTCTCGGAATCGGTGGAACGAGAATCGATACAAAGCTTGAAAAAAAAGAATATCAAGCTGGAGAACGAGTAAAAGGTGAATTATATATAAAAGGTGGTCGAGTTAAACAAGAACTAGATTCCGTCTTTTTACATGTAATGACTGAATATCAAGTTGAATCAAATGATAAGATTATTAATAAGAATGGTACTTTACAAAAATTTATCGTATCAGTTGATCGTATTATAAATGCAAATGAAGAAGTTATTATTCCTTTCTTTTTCACTTTATCTGAAAATACACCAGTATCACTTCACAAATCCCATATTTGGATTAAAACTCATTTAGAAATAGAAAAAGCTGTTGACCAATATGATGCTGATGGAGTTCAGGTAGTTCCTTCAGTCGGCTTAAAAACGGTAATTCAGGCACTTCAAGAAGAAGGATTTGTCTTAAGAGATAGTGAAAATAAAAAGAAATATGGGAAAATTATTCAAGAATTTGAATTTTACCCAATGAATGGCGAATTCCGTGGAAAATTAGAGGAGGTTGAAGTTAACTATTTAAGCTTTGACAAAACAGTCGACTTAATCCTTCAACTAAATCAAAAACAAAAAGAAACAAATAGTAAGTTTTCTAAGTTATTTGGAACTGATGAAAATAATGTTCGAATCTCTTTTTCAAAGGATCATATTACGGACAAGGATTTTGTACGTAAAAGTGTAGTAAATGCTATTAAACGTCATGTAAAATAA
- a CDS encoding LysM peptidoglycan-binding domain-containing protein — MSSENQTNIRFSLKETVWFQKGQEVKEVRSLSLNPDITIQQFEEYVQVKGVLTLGGNYTPDLTNQGEYYSLRELAPSRMIENVVVLEDGSCEMNHQFPVDISIPLTRITDLENLCVSVETFDYQIAEKGSIQIAADLCISGLHDHNRAVETYQEQRGYEQYNSYAYENEYRSSNEGNEGYKYQEEREQEEQFQFFHQPTSEQETSEQDNLYGSDWIQSLEENDEQEEQDTYPGQPTYLEVFQPEEVVEDRVEAVENEVEHYYELEESDEQSYEEEQQVGEQFNVEIMAQSEQTEQLEEQLESQEEEEYEEVFRGFNISAEAIEPQAMEPQAVDTTPSFLMNNNNAEASQSENDEQESNNVNNTYNERPSFLNNDFNVHSYLNNSLNSRPSFLDNDFSTLQNVNNENNAQKEIEKYEELYNRTLEQNYQPYVNQQYQQAPFAYNQNQEQQFYQNPFPQVNQENNFANPNDVRQTPPYYADYYQAQVEQQEAPPPELPKVEIKADPVSKKEVKEEVSEARSVKSDNLLSSLFTGEGREDSYTKLKLYLAQNGDTIESVAKKYNLQTQQLNRVNNLTDEFLSEGQIIYIPVTAIKQ, encoded by the coding sequence GTGTCTTCAGAAAATCAAACAAATATTCGCTTTTCATTGAAAGAAACTGTCTGGTTCCAAAAAGGACAGGAAGTTAAAGAGGTAAGGTCACTCTCGTTAAATCCAGACATTACTATACAGCAATTTGAAGAATATGTTCAAGTGAAGGGTGTCTTAACCCTAGGAGGTAATTACACACCTGATTTGACGAATCAAGGTGAATATTACTCATTAAGGGAATTAGCACCTTCAAGAATGATCGAAAATGTAGTCGTTCTTGAAGATGGAAGTTGTGAAATGAATCATCAGTTCCCTGTAGATATTTCAATACCATTAACTAGGATTACTGATCTTGAAAATCTATGTGTTTCTGTAGAGACATTTGATTATCAAATAGCTGAAAAAGGTAGTATTCAAATTGCTGCTGATTTATGTATTTCTGGTTTACATGACCATAATAGAGCAGTAGAAACTTATCAAGAACAAAGAGGGTATGAGCAGTATAATAGCTATGCATACGAAAATGAATATCGCTCAAGTAATGAAGGAAATGAAGGATATAAGTATCAAGAAGAAAGAGAGCAAGAGGAACAATTCCAATTCTTTCATCAACCAACTTCAGAACAGGAAACAAGTGAACAAGATAATCTTTACGGAAGTGATTGGATTCAATCCCTTGAAGAGAATGATGAGCAAGAAGAACAAGACACATATCCTGGGCAACCTACTTACTTAGAGGTATTTCAGCCTGAAGAAGTAGTTGAAGATCGAGTTGAAGCAGTTGAAAATGAAGTGGAACATTATTATGAGTTAGAAGAAAGCGATGAACAAAGTTATGAAGAGGAACAACAAGTAGGAGAACAATTTAATGTTGAAATTATGGCCCAGTCAGAGCAGACAGAACAGTTAGAAGAACAATTAGAGTCTCAAGAGGAAGAAGAATATGAAGAAGTATTTAGAGGCTTTAATATATCAGCTGAAGCAATAGAGCCACAAGCAATGGAACCACAAGCAGTGGATACAACCCCGAGCTTCTTAATGAATAATAATAATGCAGAAGCTAGTCAAAGTGAAAATGATGAACAGGAATCTAACAATGTAAATAATACGTATAATGAGCGACCTAGTTTCTTGAATAATGATTTTAATGTACACAGTTATTTAAACAATTCATTAAATAGTAGACCTAGCTTCTTAGATAATGATTTTAGCACTTTGCAAAATGTTAATAATGAAAATAATGCTCAAAAAGAAATAGAAAAATATGAAGAACTATATAATCGAACTTTAGAGCAAAACTATCAACCATATGTTAACCAACAATATCAGCAAGCACCATTTGCTTATAATCAAAATCAGGAACAACAATTCTATCAAAATCCATTCCCGCAAGTAAATCAAGAAAATAATTTCGCCAATCCAAATGATGTTCGTCAAACACCACCATATTATGCGGATTATTATCAAGCTCAAGTGGAGCAGCAAGAAGCACCACCACCTGAATTACCAAAAGTAGAAATAAAAGCTGATCCAGTTAGTAAAAAGGAAGTAAAAGAAGAAGTAAGCGAAGCAAGAAGTGTTAAAAGTGACAATCTACTATCAAGTTTGTTTACTGGCGAAGGAAGAGAAGATTCTTATACTAAATTAAAATTATATTTAGCTCAAAATGGAGATACAATTGAATCTGTAGCTAAGAAATATAACTTACAAACTCAGCAGTTGAATCGAGTTAATAACTTGACTGATGAATTTTTATCGGAAGGCCAGATCATTTATATTCCTGTAACTGCTATAAAACAATAA
- the hemL gene encoding glutamate-1-semialdehyde 2,1-aminomutase, whose product MRSYNKSIEAFEEAKQVLPGGVNSPVRAFKSVNMSPIFMSHGKGSKIYDIDGNEYIDYVLSWGPLILGHSNDRVVEGLKKTAETGTSFGAPTLKETELAKLVIERVPSIEVVRMVNSGTEATMSALRLARGYTGRNKILKFEGCYHGHGDSLLIKAGSGVATLGLPDSPGVPEGVASNTITVPYNDLESIKYAFEQFGDDLAAVIVEPVAGNMGVVPPVEGFLEGLREITTQYGTLLIFDEVMTGFRVGYNCAQGHFGVTPDITCLGKVIGGGLPVGAYGGKAEIMNQIAPSGPIYQAGTLSGNPLAMTAGYETLSQLSKEDYVEFNRKADLLEAGYKAAAEKYNIPHCINRAGSMVGFFFTNEKVENYETAKTSNLEMFAKYYQLMAEQGVFLPPSQFEGLFLSTSHTDEDIQKTIAAAEYAFSQLV is encoded by the coding sequence ATGAGATCATATAACAAGTCAATTGAAGCTTTTGAAGAGGCAAAACAAGTACTTCCTGGTGGAGTAAATAGTCCGGTACGTGCATTTAAAAGTGTTAATATGTCACCAATTTTTATGAGTCATGGAAAAGGTTCTAAAATATATGATATAGACGGAAATGAGTATATAGATTATGTATTATCATGGGGACCTCTAATTTTAGGTCACTCAAATGATCGTGTAGTTGAAGGTTTAAAGAAAACAGCAGAAACTGGAACTAGCTTTGGGGCACCAACATTAAAAGAAACAGAATTAGCTAAACTTGTAATCGAAAGAGTGCCTTCAATTGAAGTTGTTCGAATGGTTAACTCAGGAACAGAAGCGACAATGAGTGCTTTACGTCTTGCTCGCGGATATACTGGTCGAAACAAAATCTTGAAATTTGAAGGATGCTACCACGGACATGGTGATTCCTTATTAATTAAAGCAGGTTCTGGTGTAGCTACACTTGGATTACCAGATAGTCCTGGTGTACCTGAAGGTGTTGCATCTAATACAATCACTGTTCCTTATAATGATTTAGAAAGTATAAAATATGCTTTTGAACAATTTGGAGATGACCTAGCAGCGGTAATTGTTGAGCCAGTTGCAGGTAATATGGGTGTTGTTCCACCAGTTGAAGGTTTCTTAGAAGGCTTAAGAGAAATTACGACTCAATATGGTACATTATTGATTTTTGATGAAGTTATGACGGGCTTCCGTGTAGGATATAATTGTGCACAAGGTCATTTTGGTGTAACACCCGATATCACTTGCTTAGGAAAAGTGATCGGTGGAGGTTTACCAGTAGGTGCATATGGTGGTAAAGCTGAAATCATGAATCAAATTGCTCCAAGTGGTCCAATTTATCAAGCTGGAACTCTTTCAGGAAATCCTTTAGCGATGACGGCTGGTTACGAAACATTAAGTCAGCTATCTAAAGAAGATTATGTAGAATTTAACCGAAAAGCTGATTTACTAGAAGCTGGTTATAAAGCTGCTGCTGAAAAATACAATATTCCACATTGTATTAATCGTGCAGGTTCAATGGTTGGATTCTTTTTCACAAACGAAAAAGTTGAAAATTACGAAACAGCAAAAACTTCTAATTTAGAAATGTTTGCTAAATACTATCAACTAATGGCTGAACAAGGTGTCTTCTTACCACCATCACAATTTGAAGGTCTATTCCTATCAACTTCACATACAGACGAAGATATTCAAAAAACGATTGCAGCTGCTGAATACGCATTTTCGCAATTAGTTTAA